A window of Solanum stenotomum isolate F172 chromosome 3, ASM1918654v1, whole genome shotgun sequence contains these coding sequences:
- the LOC125859280 gene encoding zinc-finger homeodomain protein 9-like, with protein MQGAKSNDIYRECLRNHAASLGSYATDGCGEFTLDDSNTSPGGSTSLNCAACGCHRNFHRKFTCGGSYSNNSSRDDREIIAAHDYRLATTEESPAVSERSGKKRFRTKFTGDQKEKMLAFAEKLGWTLQRKDEENETERFCREIGVSRKVFKVWMHNHKNNSSSVSSTITGNNASSLTQ; from the coding sequence atgcAAGGAGCCAAATCAAATGACATTTACAGAGAGTGCTTAAGGAACCATGCAGCCAGCCTTGGCAGTTATGCCACTGATGGCTGTGGAGAATTCACACTTGATGACAGCAACACTTCACCCGGAGGCAGCACCAGTTTAAACTGTGCTGCCTGCGGTTGTCACCGTAACTTCCACCGCAAGTTCACTTGCGGTGGAAGTTACAGCAACAACAGTAGCCGCGACGATAGAGAAATCATCGCGGCTCATGATTACCGTCTGGCGACTACTGAAGAGTCGCCGGCGGTATCGGAGAGGAGCGGGAAGAAGAGGTTTAGGACGAAGTTTACGGGAGATCAGAAGGAGAAAATGCTGGCATTTGCGGAGAAATTGGGCTGGACGCTACAAAGGAAAGATGAGGAAAACGAGACTGAGAGATTTTGCAGAGAGATAGGGGTAAGTAGAAAGGTGTTTAAAGTATGGATGCATAATCATAAGAATAATTCTTCCTCTGTATCCAGTACTATTACTGGCAATAATGCATCTTCTCTTACTCAATAA
- the LOC125858103 gene encoding calmodulin: MAEQLTEEQIAEFKEAFSLFDKDGDGCITTKELGTVMRSLGQNPTEAELQDMISEVDADQNGTIDFPEFLNLMARKMKDTDSEEELKEAFKVFDKDQNGFISAAELRHVMTNLGEKLTDEEVDEMIREADIDGDGQVNYEEFVRMMLAK; encoded by the exons atggCAGAGCAGCTGACGGAGGAGCAGATCGCCGAGTTCAAGGAAGCTTTTAGCCTTTTCGACAAGGATGGCGATG GCTGTATTACTACCAAGGAGTTGGGAACAGTGATGAGATCACTTGGTCAGAATCCCACTGAAGCTGAACTACAGGATATGATCAGTGAAGTTGATGCTGATCAGAATGGAACCATTGATTTTCCAGAGTTCTTGAATCTGATGGCACGTAAGATGAAG GACACTGATTCTGAGGAGGAACTCAAAGAGGCCTTCAAGGTTTTCGATAAAGATCAGAATGGCTTTATTTCTGCAGCTGAG CTTCGTCATGTAATGACAAACCTTGGAGAGAAGCTGACTGATGAAGAGGTGGATGAGATGATCCGAGAGGCAGATATTGATGGTGATGGGCAAGTTAATTATGAGGAGTTTGTCCGTATGATGCTTGCCAAGTGA
- the LOC125858708 gene encoding uncharacterized protein LOC125858708 codes for MELNEDIVVDIISRLPVKVAVQLHQLISYPEPTNYFSTVGGGAGLAIDHPTTNHNYKLVTVGMLNKCRGYRFSVFSSEEAGVVWHEFQFLKEVYYRTSIVGPQPVFVHDCLHWLTSDGNVLAFDTKSSTGQATIINLPREVLHVYLNDPMYGAINFMFDAVLELVRGVLTLVCSFKKFIVIFGYDYVSRKWKVSYTLPNFKPDLVGRVGGPASPICFDGEKLFIFGRYRAAPRTGYLYEYVIEMKTYKKVGEVFNMHSAIFFSWEPTLARIPKTELPPYKVHSKHFPEITATLDELRCLIANKPRVDRVTKTAINNYRLLAVIGSQY; via the exons ATGGAACTGAATGAAGATATTGTTGTGGATATCATCTCCCGCTTGCCCGTGAAGGTAGCAGTTCAAT TGCACCAATTGATATCTTATCCTGAGcctacaaattatttttctactGTGGGCGGAGGCGCAGGATTAGCCATTGATCATCCAACTACAAATCACAATTATAAATTGGTGACTGTTGGGATGCTGAATAAATGCAGAGGATATAGATTTAGTGTATTTTCATCGGAAGAAGCTGGAGTTGTATGGCATGAATTCCAATTTTTGAAAGAGGTATATTATCGTACTTCCATAGTCGGTCCACAACCTGTTTTCGTGCACGATTGCTTGCATTGGCTCACGAGTGACGGTAATGTTCTTGCTTTTGATACAAAGAGTAGTACCGGACAGGCTACAATTATCAACCTACCTCGTGAAGTCCTTCATGTTTATTTAAATGATCCTATGTACGGTGCTATTAATTTCATGTTCGATGCAGTTTTGGAGTTGGTACGTGGTGTACTTACCCTCGTTTGTTCATTCAAGAAATTCATAGTCATTTTTGGTTATGATTATGTAAGCCGCAAATGGAAAGTTTCATACACATTGCCTAACTTCAAGCCGGATCTTGTGGGACGTGTTGGTGGTCCTGCTTCTCCAATATGTTTTGATGGGGAAAAGTTGTTTATCTTCGGAAGATATAGGGCTGCACCGCGGACTGGATATCTGTACGAGTATGTTATAGAGATGAAGACGTATAAAAAAGTAGGTGAAGTTTTCAATATGCATAGTGCTATCTTCTTCTCGTGGGAACCAACATTAGCCCGTATCCCTAAGACAGAGCTTCCCCCTTACAAAGTCCACTCTAAACATTTCCCAGAGATTACTGCAACATTAGATGAGCTCAGATGTCTGATTGCTAATAAACCTCGAGTTGATCGTGTCACGAAAACAGCCATAAATAATTATAGGTTGTTAGCTGTTATTGGTTCTCAATACTAA